The Ancylobacter sp. WKF20 genome contains a region encoding:
- the carB gene encoding carbamoyl-phosphate synthase large subunit, whose amino-acid sequence MPKRTDISTILIIGAGPIVIGQACEFDYSGTQACKTLKAEGYRVVLVNSNPATIMTDPDLADATYIEPITPEIVAKIIAKERHAIPGGFALLPTMGGQTALNCALSLRKMGVLDEFDVEMIGATAEAIDKAEDRELFRNAMTKIGLDTPRSRQIKTLPQALEALEEIGLPVIIRPSFTMGGLGGGIAYNKSEYIEIIERGIDASPTNEVLVEESVLGWKEYEMEVVRDKADNCIIVCSIENIDPMGVHTGDSITVAPALTLTDKEYQIMRDASLAVLREIGVETGGSNVQFAIDPASGRMIVIEMNPRVSRSSALASKATGFPIAKVAARLAVGYTLDEIANDITGGATPASFEPTIDYVVTKIPRFAFEKFPGAEPTLTTSMKSVGEAMAIGRTFQESLQKALRSLETGLTGLDEIEIEGLGQGDDKNAIRAAIGTPTPDRLLNVAQAMRLGLDNEAIHAGCKIDPWFLDQIREIVDMEAKVRAHGLPKTAGAFRRLKAMGFSDSRLAGLARLSEAEVSQRRRALDVRPVYKRIDTCAAEFASPTAYMYSSYETPFAGVMADESRPTNAKKVAILGGGPNRIGQGIEFDYCCCHAAFALKDAGYETIMVNCNPETVSTDYDTSDRLYFEPLTAEDVVEVLDRERANGTLHGVIVQFGGQTPLKLARALEEADIPILGTSPEAIDLAEDRDRFKTLLDKLKLRQPANGIAYSVEQARLVTADLGYPLVVRPSYVLGGRAMQIIREESQLGDYLLETLPGLVPNDIKARYPNDKTGQINTLLGKNPLLFDRYLSDAIEVDVDCLADGKDTFICGIMEHIEEAGIHSGDSACSLPPYSLSPEMIAELEAQTRKMALALQVGGLMNVQYAIKDGAIYVLEVNPRASRTVPFVAKVIGEPIAKIAARVMAGESLASFGLTPFTGEHVAVKEAVFPFARFPGVDTVLGPEMRSTGEVMGLDKSFAVAFAKSQLGGGTKVPTSGTVFISLREDDKPRILDTARMLVALGFRIIATSGTQRFLAEHGIESDKINKVLEGRPHIVDLIKNGGVQLVFNTTEGAQALADSRSLRRAALLHKVPYYTTLSGAIAAARGIKAYIGGDLEVRALQDYFSSVRH is encoded by the coding sequence ATGCCGAAACGCACAGATATTTCCACCATCCTCATCATTGGCGCCGGCCCTATCGTCATCGGGCAGGCCTGCGAGTTCGATTACTCCGGCACGCAGGCGTGCAAGACGCTGAAGGCCGAGGGTTACCGGGTCGTCCTGGTGAACTCCAATCCGGCGACGATCATGACCGATCCGGATCTGGCGGACGCCACCTATATCGAGCCGATCACGCCGGAAATCGTCGCCAAGATCATCGCCAAGGAACGCCACGCGATCCCCGGCGGCTTCGCGCTGCTGCCCACCATGGGCGGACAGACCGCGCTCAACTGCGCGCTCTCGCTGCGCAAGATGGGCGTGCTCGACGAATTTGACGTGGAAATGATCGGCGCCACGGCCGAGGCCATCGACAAGGCCGAGGATCGCGAGCTGTTCCGCAACGCGATGACCAAGATCGGTCTCGACACGCCGCGCTCGCGCCAGATCAAGACCCTGCCGCAGGCGCTGGAAGCGCTGGAAGAGATCGGCCTGCCGGTCATCATCCGCCCGAGTTTCACCATGGGCGGGCTCGGCGGCGGCATCGCCTACAACAAGTCCGAGTATATCGAGATCATCGAGCGCGGCATCGACGCCTCCCCCACCAATGAGGTGCTGGTCGAGGAGAGCGTGCTGGGCTGGAAGGAGTACGAGATGGAGGTCGTCCGCGACAAGGCGGACAACTGCATCATCGTCTGCTCCATCGAGAACATCGACCCGATGGGCGTCCACACGGGCGACTCCATCACCGTCGCGCCGGCGCTGACGCTGACCGACAAGGAATACCAGATCATGCGCGACGCCTCGCTGGCGGTGCTGCGCGAGATCGGCGTGGAGACCGGTGGCTCCAACGTGCAGTTCGCGATCGACCCGGCGAGCGGGCGCATGATCGTGATCGAGATGAATCCCCGCGTCTCGCGCTCCTCGGCGCTCGCCTCGAAGGCGACAGGCTTCCCCATCGCCAAGGTCGCCGCGCGCCTCGCGGTCGGCTACACGCTGGACGAGATCGCCAACGACATTACCGGCGGCGCCACCCCGGCCTCGTTCGAGCCGACCATCGACTACGTCGTCACCAAGATCCCGCGCTTCGCCTTCGAGAAGTTCCCCGGCGCCGAGCCGACGCTGACCACCTCGATGAAGTCGGTCGGCGAGGCGATGGCCATTGGCCGCACCTTCCAGGAATCGCTGCAGAAGGCGCTGCGCTCGCTGGAGACCGGCCTCACCGGCCTCGACGAGATCGAGATCGAGGGCCTCGGCCAGGGCGACGACAAGAACGCCATCCGCGCCGCCATCGGCACCCCGACCCCCGACCGGCTGCTGAATGTCGCGCAGGCCATGCGCCTCGGCCTCGACAATGAAGCGATCCACGCCGGCTGCAAGATCGACCCGTGGTTCCTCGACCAGATCCGCGAGATCGTCGACATGGAAGCCAAGGTGCGCGCGCACGGCCTGCCGAAGACGGCGGGCGCGTTCCGGCGTCTCAAGGCCATGGGCTTCTCCGATTCGCGCCTCGCCGGCCTTGCCCGCCTGTCCGAGGCCGAGGTCTCGCAGCGCCGCCGCGCGCTCGATGTGCGCCCCGTCTACAAGCGCATCGACACCTGCGCGGCCGAGTTCGCCTCGCCCACCGCCTATATGTACTCGTCCTACGAGACGCCCTTCGCCGGGGTGATGGCGGACGAATCCCGGCCGACCAATGCCAAGAAGGTCGCCATCCTCGGCGGCGGGCCGAACCGTATCGGCCAGGGCATCGAGTTCGATTATTGCTGCTGCCATGCCGCCTTCGCGCTGAAGGATGCCGGGTATGAGACCATCATGGTCAACTGCAACCCGGAGACCGTCTCGACCGATTACGACACCTCGGACCGGCTCTATTTCGAGCCGCTGACCGCCGAGGACGTGGTCGAGGTGCTCGACCGCGAGCGCGCCAACGGCACGCTGCACGGCGTCATCGTGCAGTTCGGCGGCCAGACCCCGCTTAAGCTCGCCCGCGCGCTGGAAGAGGCCGACATCCCGATCCTCGGCACCTCGCCGGAGGCCATCGACCTCGCCGAGGACCGCGACCGCTTCAAGACGCTGCTCGACAAGCTGAAGCTGCGCCAGCCGGCCAACGGCATCGCCTATTCGGTCGAGCAGGCGCGCCTCGTCACCGCCGATCTCGGCTACCCGCTGGTCGTGCGCCCCTCCTATGTGCTGGGCGGCCGGGCGATGCAGATCATCCGCGAGGAAAGCCAGCTCGGCGACTACCTGCTGGAGACGCTGCCGGGCCTCGTGCCGAACGACATCAAGGCGCGCTACCCGAACGACAAGACCGGCCAGATCAACACCCTGCTCGGCAAGAACCCGCTGCTGTTCGACCGCTATTTGTCGGACGCCATCGAGGTGGACGTGGACTGCCTCGCCGATGGCAAGGACACCTTCATCTGCGGGATCATGGAGCACATCGAGGAAGCCGGCATCCATTCGGGTGATTCGGCCTGCTCGCTGCCGCCCTATTCGCTCAGCCCGGAGATGATCGCCGAGCTGGAGGCCCAGACCCGCAAGATGGCGCTGGCGCTCCAGGTCGGCGGCCTGATGAACGTGCAATACGCCATCAAGGACGGCGCGATCTATGTGCTCGAAGTGAACCCGCGCGCCTCGCGCACTGTGCCCTTCGTGGCCAAGGTGATCGGCGAGCCCATCGCCAAGATCGCCGCCCGCGTCATGGCCGGTGAGTCGCTCGCCTCCTTCGGCCTGACGCCGTTCACCGGCGAGCATGTCGCGGTGAAGGAAGCGGTGTTCCCCTTCGCCCGCTTCCCCGGCGTCGACACGGTGCTCGGCCCGGAGATGCGCTCGACCGGCGAGGTGATGGGCCTCGACAAGTCCTTCGCGGTCGCCTTCGCGAAGAGCCAGCTCGGCGGCGGGACCAAGGTGCCGACCTCCGGCACGGTGTTCATCTCGCTGCGCGAGGACGACAAGCCGCGCATTCTCGACACGGCGCGCATGCTGGTTGCCCTGGGCTTCCGCATCATCGCCACCTCGGGCACGCAGCGCTTCCTCGCGGAGCACGGCATCGAGAGCGACAA